GAACGGCGGGTAGGGCTGTCGGGCGCTTGCGGTCCGCGCCCGCGATGGGCACCGCGCGACCGAGGCCCAACAGGGTCAGCACGATCACGACGAGGGTCGCGGCGACCGCGGCCAGGCACAGCACGACAGGGCTGGGACCGGGGTCGACCGGCTCATGCGTCATGCTCATGCCGGGATGGTCCGCCCCTGCCGTGTGGGCGCAGACGCCGACGGGGGTGTGGGAGGCCACGCAGAAATGCGCGGTGGCGTAGCTGAGTCCGAGGCCCAGCAGCACGGACGCGACCAGCACGAGCTTCGGCAGCAAGGCGGAGAACGCGCTCCTACGATTCACCGCTCCTCCCATCGGACAGCTACGAACCGACCCTACCTTCGGCGCTATTCGCCCCTGATAAGACCCTTGGCCAAGATCGCGCTACACCGTCTCTTGGCCTGTGGGAGGTGGTGTCGTTGAGCACTTGAGAGATACTGGACATGTTGTTTGAGAGGGGTTGCCCGGTGTGCTCGGACACTCGGTGACGGTCGCCCCGCCACGGCGCCTGCGAGCGCGCCGCCAACGTCGACCCCGTTTTTCGATACTCCACGTTGATGCGGCAGGACTCGCGAAGCGCGTGGGCGGTTGGAGCTCTGGTTCTGTCGCAAGGAGGGAGCTCGTAATGAGGCGTCTCGCAGTGCCCGGAGTGGCGGTCGGCCTCGTGCTGATGGGCGTGCCCACAGCACAGGCCCATGAGCATCCCAGCGGCATCACCGACCTGGTCACCCCCGCCGTGGTCAGGGTGGAGGCCAAGGCCCTGATCGATATCACGCTGCTTGACCACGTCGGCGAGTTGGTACACGTCCAGCGCAGCTACGAGGTGCCGATCGGCACCGGTACCGGCACCGTGGTCAATCCCGACGGCACGCTCGTCTCAGTCACTCAGGTGGTCAGTACCGACAACGACCTGAGGGCCTACGCCGCCAACAGCGTTTTCGCCGATCATCACAAGGCGAACATCCCCATCGACTTCGCCAGACACACGCTGGACGACGAGCGGCTCAATCGGCGCCTGCAGCTCTGCTACGACGTCACGAGCCCGAGGTCGACCTGCCTCGTCGACATCAAGCAGGACATCACGATCTTCCCCAACGTCGCTCCCTTTGACGGGCAGGGATTCAAGGCCGAGGTCGTCAAGCTGGGAAACAGCCCAGGCGACCCGGCCGTCCTACGGCCGACCTCACGGATCGGCGGCGGCGTCGGGCTGCCCACCGCACCGCTGGCCGACAAGGAGCCTGACAAGGCCGGATCGCCCGTCTCGGTCGCCGGATTCCTCGGCAGGCCGGCTCCGGACCAGCTGCTCAAACTCGACATCGCCCATCTGGGTCCTGCGGTGGCAGGTGGGGCCGCTCGCGGCTTCACCGACCCGCAGAAGAAGGTCAACGAGCCCGTCAAACTCGGCAAGCTGGTCGACCAGGGCATGCTCGGCGCGCCCGTCATCGGCAACAAGGACGGACACGTCATCGGCCTGCTGGTCGTAGGCGGTAACACGGCGAAGATGATCGGCGTTCGGGAGATCACCTCGGCGCTCGCCGATGCCAAGGCGTCCGCCCGCAGGGGACCGGCCGACGCCGCCTTCGAGGCGGCGCTGTCCCGCTTCCACACCAAGAACTACACCGACGCCGCACCCGCCTTCCAGCGTGTGCTCGACCTGTACCCCGGCCAGCCCGTGGCCGCGGCGCACCTGAAGGAGTCGCTGGCCAAGAAGGGCACCTCGGCCGATGTGGGAGCCGGCAAGACCGCGTCGCCCCAGAGCACCACGATCCCGCTGTGGCCGTTCATCGCCGGAGCGGCGGTCGTCCTCGCCCTGACCGTGGGCCTGGGGCTGTTGTGGTGGCGGCGACGGCGCGCCTCGTACGAGGAATGGGGGCAGGCGCCACCACAGGAGCCGCACCTCGCCACACGTTCCCGCGCTGACGACCCCAACCCGACCCTGATCGTCAGGCGACCCCAGGCCTTCCCTGGCGGTACATCACAACCACCGCAACCGGTGATGGCCGCACCGCACCGGGTCAGGTTCTGCGTATCGTGCGGTACAAGACTGGGTCCGATCGGCCGGTTCTGTGGCAATTGCGGCCACCCCACAGAGCACATCTGACCGCATGGCGGTGTGTGCGAGCGTACCGACGATCGTCGGTAGGTGGTGGTTTCGGTTCGTGCGGCGCGTCAGTGGGTGGTGGCGGCTTCGACGCGCTCCTGAGCGAGACTCTCCGTCGTTGACTGCGCCCTGGTACGGCCGAGCTCGGGCAGGAGGGACCCGATCCCGAGTACGGCCAGCCCGACGCCCAGCCAGAGGGGAGCCCGCAGCCCGAAGCCGTCGATGGCCAGCCCGCCGACCGAGGAGCCGACGATCACCCCGAGGGTGATGAAGGAGGCGTGGACGGTGTTGACCAGTGGCCCCGGGTTGCCGACGCGCTGGATGCGAACGGCCATCGCGGGGTTCATGGTCACTCCGACCAGCCCGACGCCCAGCATGGTGATCACCGCGGGGACGCTGAGGTGGGCGAACAGCGCGAAACCGGCCAGGAAGATCGTGTTGAGGATCAGCCCGGACAGCAGGACGCTGATGGTGTGCTTGTCGGCCAGGCGCCCGACGACGTAGTTCCCGATCACGGTGGCTGCGCCGTACGCGACGAGCAGCAGGGGAACGGCCCCCGAGGGGAACCCGGTGACCTGGGTGAGGATCGGGCTGAGATAGCTGAAGGCGGCGAAGGTCGCGCCGATGATGAGGGTGCTGGTCGACAGCGCCAGCCACAGCCTGCCGTTCCTGAAGACCGCCACCTCCTGCCTGAAGTTGCCGTTGCCGCCGTCAGCACGCCCGAGCCTGGGAACGCCCATCATCGTGGCGAGCGCGGCGATGACGGTCAGGGCGCCGACGACCCAGAAGGCGGCACGCCAGCCAAGCGGCCCGCCGATCAGCGTGGACAGCGGCAGCCCGAGCAGGGTGCCGAGCATCAATCCGTTCAGGACGATGGCGAGGGCGCGGCCGCGTACCTCTGGGCGGCTCAGCTGGACCGCCACCGAGATGGCGACTCCGAAGAATGCCTGGGAGGCGACTCCGGTGATGACTCGCGCGACCATCATGATCGGGTAGGAGGGCGCGAGCGCCGCGAGCACATTGCCCACCAGAAAGATTGCGAACAGCAGCATGAGTGCGGGTTTCGGGCGTATCCGTACCAGCGCGACGGTCATCAGCGGCCCGCCCGCCGACATGGCCACCGCGAAGGCGGTGATCAGATAGCCGATTTGGGAGATGGTCACGCCGAGTCCGCCTGCCATCTCGGGCATCAGGCCTCCGACGGCGAACTCGCTGGTCACCATGGCGAAAATGCCTATGGCCAGGACGTAGACGGCTCTGGGCAAGGGGGACTCCTTTTTGCATCAATCGGTGTAGAACTTGGGCATGAAAAAAGCAGACGTCAGGCCAGGGCGTCCATGGCCGTGGCCGCGATGGCCTCGAGTGTGGCGTCGGTGGCGCCGCCCTGAGCGGCCACCCGGATCCCGGCGATCACGGCGTTGACGAACCTGGCGAGCTCGGCGGGATCGCGGGTGGAGCCGATGGTGCCGTCGCGCTGCCCGCTCTCGATGACGGCGCTCAGGTTGGCGACTCGGAACTCGGTGTTGCGATCGAGCATCAGGGCGATCTCCGGGTCGCGGCCGGCGAGCTCCATCGTGGTGTTGACGGTCAGGCAGCCGAGGCCGTAGCCGTCGCGCCTGTTCTCCGCCTCCGTCTGGAGGATCTTGGCGAACAGCGCGCGGATCCGCTCGATCGCCGGCAGCTCGTGACTGTCAAGGATCCGCAGTTGGTCGGCGGTGGTGGCGTCCATGTAGCGGGTCAACGCGCGTTTGAACAGCTCGCGCTTGTTGGTGAAGGCGTTGTACACGCTGCTGCGGTCCAGGCCGAGCGCCTCGCACAGGTCCCTGGTCGAGGTCGACTCGTAGCCGTTCGCCCAGAACGTGCGCATCGCAGTGTCCAGGACCCGGTCCTCATCGAATGATCTCGGCCTCGCCATACGAGCACGTTACTTGTTTTACACCGATCAGTGCAATACGAGATTGCCGGTCCACAGCAGCGCGCTCGTGGTCACCTCCTGTTCTTCATCCTGGGGGCCCTTTTCATCCTCATCGGATTGAGCGTCGACGCGAGCGCCGGCCTTCTCGCGGGCCGGCTGGGTGACTTCGTCCGCGGCCGCTCGTCCGTTCAGCGGTGGCTGCACTGCTTGTCGGGCACTGTTGGCGCACCGGGATGGTCGCCTTCGGCCCGCATGAGCTTCCGGTCACCTGGTGGCGGGCGATCTCCTGGAGCCCTACCTGCCGGCCGCAGGTGAGGGCGAGCCCGCCGCTGTTCAAAGGGGGCGTGGCCGGGTGTGGTGCAAGCAGCGGTAGAAGTAGGACGCTGGTCGCTCAGGCAGCGACCAGCACCCACTGCTGCTCACCACCGCCGTGGCAACCCCACTGGTAGAGGCTGGTCCACGCCTGGTGAACGCGGACGTCCAGGCATCGCACACTCGCCTCGTTGCGGAACTCCCACCAGCCGCCGCCGTCCCAGCGCAGCCGCCAGGTCTGGTTCGCGCCGTCGTGGCAGGTCCAGGTGAGCGCGGCAGCCGCGTCGTAGTTCGCCCAGCCGCCGATCTCCAGGCAGAGGTTGGTGCCCTGCCGCTTGATCCGGTACAGGCCGGCGGTGCCGCTGATGGGGCTGGCGGTCCAGGTCTGGGTGCCGGCCATCCAGCCACCGCAGAAATCCAACAGCACCACGCTGCCGTTGGCCTGGCCGGTGCCCGAGGTGGGGTGGGCTGGAGCCTTCACGCACAGGCCGGTCGCGGCCTTGGGGCGGACGGTGAAGGACGCGGGGATTGCCGGGGCCGCGGACGCGGGCGGCGCGGTGGAGCCGAAGACGGCGAACGCGGCCAGGATGGGCAGCGACAGCCGGGCGAGGGTGCGGCGGAATGGCATGAATCCTCCAGATCTCGTGATGAGCCTCTCCCTGGCGGCGATCGCCATGGGGGCCTGCGACACAGCATCGGGCGGGATGTCCTGACGGGGATGAGTAAAACGGTGCCTATTCCGGCAGCGACGGTTACTTACCGGGAACCGCTTGTGTCCGCCGAGCCCGTCAGCAAACTGGGCGTATGGCGAGCACATGGCCGTTTGCCGGCCGTTCCGGAGACATCCAGGCAGCCGGGACTCATCTGGGCGACCCGGCCAGCGCGGGAGTGCTCATCGCGGGCCCCATGGGCGCGGGCAAGACCCGCCTGATGGCCGAGCTGCTGCGGCAGCACCATTCCCGCGCCGCCTTCGTGGCGAGGGCCGGCGCCTGCGCGGCCGCCGCGGCACTGCCGTTCGGCGCTCTGGCCCACCTGATCCCGCCTGAGGTCCCGCCTTCCGCCGAGGCCAATCTGATCGGCTGGGCGGCGCGCATCCTGCTGCGCGCCGCCGGCCGCCGCCGCCTGCTGCTGGCGGTCGACGACGCCCACCTGCTCGACTCCGCCTCCGCCGCTCTGATCCAGCACCTGGTCTCCTTGCACGCCGCGCGGCTGCTGGCCACGCTCCGCGAGGGCGAGGCCGTACCGTCCGCGATCACTGGGCTGTGGACGCGGGGCCTGCTGCGGCGGCTCGACCTCGGCCCCCTGCCCCAGGAAGCGGTCCACGAGATCCTGGAGGCGGCGCTCGGCGGGCAGGTGGACACCGCC
This window of the Nonomuraea africana genome carries:
- a CDS encoding MFS transporter — translated: MPRAVYVLAIGIFAMVTSEFAVGGLMPEMAGGLGVTISQIGYLITAFAVAMSAGGPLMTVALVRIRPKPALMLLFAIFLVGNVLAALAPSYPIMMVARVITGVASQAFFGVAISVAVQLSRPEVRGRALAIVLNGLMLGTLLGLPLSTLIGGPLGWRAAFWVVGALTVIAALATMMGVPRLGRADGGNGNFRQEVAVFRNGRLWLALSTSTLIIGATFAAFSYLSPILTQVTGFPSGAVPLLLVAYGAATVIGNYVVGRLADKHTISVLLSGLILNTIFLAGFALFAHLSVPAVITMLGVGLVGVTMNPAMAVRIQRVGNPGPLVNTVHASFITLGVIVGSSVGGLAIDGFGLRAPLWLGVGLAVLGIGSLLPELGRTRAQSTTESLAQERVEAATTH
- a CDS encoding tetratricopeptide repeat protein → MRRLAVPGVAVGLVLMGVPTAQAHEHPSGITDLVTPAVVRVEAKALIDITLLDHVGELVHVQRSYEVPIGTGTGTVVNPDGTLVSVTQVVSTDNDLRAYAANSVFADHHKANIPIDFARHTLDDERLNRRLQLCYDVTSPRSTCLVDIKQDITIFPNVAPFDGQGFKAEVVKLGNSPGDPAVLRPTSRIGGGVGLPTAPLADKEPDKAGSPVSVAGFLGRPAPDQLLKLDIAHLGPAVAGGAARGFTDPQKKVNEPVKLGKLVDQGMLGAPVIGNKDGHVIGLLVVGGNTAKMIGVREITSALADAKASARRGPADAAFEAALSRFHTKNYTDAAPAFQRVLDLYPGQPVAAAHLKESLAKKGTSADVGAGKTASPQSTTIPLWPFIAGAAVVLALTVGLGLLWWRRRRASYEEWGQAPPQEPHLATRSRADDPNPTLIVRRPQAFPGGTSQPPQPVMAAPHRVRFCVSCGTRLGPIGRFCGNCGHPTEHI
- a CDS encoding TetR/AcrR family transcriptional regulator, which encodes MRTFWANGYESTSTRDLCEALGLDRSSVYNAFTNKRELFKRALTRYMDATTADQLRILDSHELPAIERIRALFAKILQTEAENRRDGYGLGCLTVNTTMELAGRDPEIALMLDRNTEFRVANLSAVIESGQRDGTIGSTRDPAELARFVNAVIAGIRVAAQGGATDATLEAIAATAMDALA
- a CDS encoding RICIN domain-containing protein — protein: MPFRRTLARLSLPILAAFAVFGSTAPPASAAPAIPASFTVRPKAATGLCVKAPAHPTSGTGQANGSVVLLDFCGGWMAGTQTWTASPISGTAGLYRIKRQGTNLCLEIGGWANYDAAAALTWTCHDGANQTWRLRWDGGGWWEFRNEASVRCLDVRVHQAWTSLYQWGCHGGGEQQWVLVAA